The following are from one region of the Paenibacillus bovis genome:
- a CDS encoding proline dehydrogenase family protein, translating to METVLRNLFQSLAKNPSANKMAKKYGLRFGARRFVAGVTIEEAVQAVRALNQDGRLATLDHLGEFISTREEAMESTQMCLETLDAISRSGVQSNLSLKMTSLGLDIDRQLCIDNMTSILTRAQSYGNFVRIDMEDYAHCQMSIDIYRELRQQFDNVGIVLQAYLYRTQQDIEDLNEYRANLRLVKGAYKEPPAVAFPAKEDVDSNYCKIISQHLTNGNYTAIATHDEKIVRYVREEVKRYHIPLHQFEFQMLYGICEDLQKRLVQEGYKVRVYVPYGRDWFGYNMRRLAERPANIWFVLKNLFK from the coding sequence ATGGAGACCGTGCTTCGGAATTTATTTCAGTCACTGGCTAAGAATCCTTCCGCCAATAAAATGGCCAAAAAGTATGGTTTGCGCTTTGGAGCCAGACGTTTTGTCGCTGGGGTGACAATTGAAGAAGCTGTACAGGCTGTACGTGCGCTTAATCAGGATGGCCGACTGGCGACACTGGATCATCTGGGCGAATTTATCTCTACCCGCGAAGAAGCGATGGAATCCACCCAGATGTGTCTGGAGACACTGGATGCTATCTCGCGCAGTGGAGTACAGTCCAATCTATCGCTCAAAATGACTTCGCTCGGTCTGGATATCGACCGTCAGCTCTGTATCGACAATATGACCTCTATCCTGACAAGAGCACAAAGCTATGGCAACTTCGTCCGGATCGATATGGAGGATTATGCCCACTGTCAGATGTCTATTGATATCTACCGTGAGCTACGCCAGCAGTTTGATAATGTAGGCATTGTACTGCAGGCGTATCTGTACCGTACCCAGCAGGATATTGAAGATCTGAATGAATACCGCGCCAATCTGAGACTGGTCAAAGGCGCTTACAAGGAACCTCCTGCTGTCGCTTTTCCGGCCAAGGAAGATGTGGACAGCAACTACTGCAAAATTATCAGCCAGCATCTGACCAACGGCAACTACACAGCGATTGCTACGCACGACGAGAAAATTGTCCGTTATGTACGAGAAGAAGTTAAGCGCTATCATATTCCTTTGCATCAGTTTGAATTCCAGATGCTGTATGGTATCTGCGAAGACCTTCAAAAGCGGCTCGTACAAGAGGGATACAAAGTCAGGGTCTATGTGCCTTATGGACGAGACTGGTTTGGCTATAATATGCGCCGCCTCGCAGAGCGCCCAGCCAATATATGGTTTGTACTCAAAAATCTGTTCAAGTAA
- a CDS encoding nitrate/nitrite transporter produces MGRKSFWQSGHKPTLFGSFLYFDISFMIWGLIGPLSVVIAQDYPMDPVQKAQLVALPVLGGSILRLLLGFLSDYIGPKLTAQLGMIVTLVPLYLGWQWVESLDQLYVVALLLGIAGASFAAALPLASQWYPKEHQGLAMGIAGAGNSGTVLATLFANRLAQHFGSWEVVFGIAMIPIVIVFIYFSIFAKNSPERPAPKKLSQYASVLSQRDAWVFCAFYCVTFGGFVGLANYLTIFFNTQYGLSAVHAADITTICVIAGSFFRPVGGYLADKIGGARMLMYLYTGAGSMLLCVSFLPPLPVVVVMLFIGMMCLGAGNGSVFQLVPQRFGNEIGLVTGIVGAAGGLGGYALPLILGNLYKTAGSYTPGFIVLGTVAFCSLVLLVVMQTRWRGSWLRSAAISESARQAG; encoded by the coding sequence ATGGGGAGAAAAAGTTTCTGGCAGAGCGGGCATAAGCCTACGTTATTTGGTTCTTTTTTGTATTTTGATATCAGCTTTATGATCTGGGGATTGATTGGGCCGCTCAGTGTAGTGATCGCGCAGGATTATCCGATGGACCCGGTGCAAAAAGCGCAGCTGGTCGCTCTCCCGGTACTGGGTGGTTCCATTTTGCGGCTACTGCTTGGCTTTCTGTCTGACTATATTGGTCCCAAGCTGACCGCGCAGCTGGGGATGATCGTTACGCTGGTACCGCTGTATCTGGGCTGGCAGTGGGTAGAGTCGCTGGATCAGCTGTATGTAGTTGCGCTGCTGCTGGGAATAGCCGGTGCGTCATTTGCCGCAGCTTTGCCGCTGGCGAGCCAGTGGTATCCCAAGGAGCATCAGGGGCTGGCAATGGGGATAGCCGGTGCCGGGAATAGCGGCACCGTACTGGCGACGCTGTTCGCCAATCGGCTGGCTCAGCATTTTGGTAGCTGGGAAGTTGTATTTGGTATCGCGATGATTCCGATCGTTATCGTTTTTATCTATTTTAGTATTTTCGCCAAAAATAGTCCGGAACGTCCGGCGCCGAAAAAGCTGTCCCAGTATGCGTCGGTACTGAGTCAGCGGGATGCATGGGTATTCTGTGCCTTTTATTGTGTGACATTTGGCGGTTTTGTCGGTCTGGCTAATTACTTGACGATTTTCTTTAATACACAGTATGGATTGTCTGCTGTCCATGCAGCAGATATTACGACGATTTGCGTGATAGCCGGCAGCTTTTTCCGTCCGGTTGGCGGGTATTTGGCAGACAAGATCGGGGGGGCACGGATGCTGATGTATCTGTATACCGGTGCGGGATCGATGCTGCTGTGTGTTTCCTTTTTACCGCCGCTGCCGGTCGTTGTGGTGATGCTATTTATCGGAATGATGTGTCTGGGGGCGGGGAATGGCTCCGTATTCCAGCTGGTTCCACAGCGGTTTGGCAATGAGATCGGTCTGGTGACCGGTATTGTCGGGGCAGCCGGGGGACTAGGGGGATATGCGCTTCCACTGATTCTTGGTAATCTGTACAAAACAGCAGGCTCATATACCCCCGGCTTTATCGTACTGGGTACGGTGGCGTTTTGTTCGCTGGTGCTGCTCGTGGTGATGCAGACCCGGTGGCGGGGCAGCTGGCTGCGCAGTGCAGCTATTAGCGAGTCCGCGCGTCAGGCAGGATAA
- a CDS encoding aminopeptidase: MNSFTTMLQKYAELVIQVGVNIQPGQVLIVNAPLETAELTRLIVAKAYDAGAKYVMVDWDDEQITRIRYEHAADDTFGYYPQWHADMMEKFAEEGGAILRIKVPNPELFDGIDSWKVSASVKATAIANEKYSVYTRNSRISWSLIKAPTAAWANKVYADLPEAERIPAMWEAIFMMNRVTADNDPVAAWREHIEHLRKGKNLLNGKKYKSLHYRAPGTDLHVQLPEGHIWRSGGGENDAGTYFVANMPTEEVFSMPHRTGVNGTVKSTMPLNLNGRLVEGIILTFKDGKVVEYDAAAGREYLTDLLDTDEGASYLGEIALVPYDSPISRLNRIFYNTGIDENASCHFALGSAYPTNIEGGTQLSKEELVQRGANVSLTHVDFMVGSAELDIDGELPDGTVEPVFRQGNWAF, encoded by the coding sequence ATGAATTCTTTTACAACCATGCTGCAAAAATATGCCGAACTGGTTATCCAGGTCGGCGTAAATATCCAGCCAGGTCAGGTGCTGATTGTCAATGCACCTCTGGAGACTGCCGAGCTGACCAGACTGATTGTAGCCAAAGCTTATGACGCTGGTGCCAAATACGTCATGGTCGATTGGGATGACGAGCAGATCACCCGTATCCGCTATGAACATGCAGCCGATGATACATTTGGCTATTATCCGCAGTGGCATGCTGATATGATGGAGAAATTCGCCGAAGAAGGCGGAGCCATTCTGCGTATCAAAGTACCGAATCCGGAGCTGTTTGATGGTATTGATTCCTGGAAAGTATCTGCTTCGGTCAAGGCTACAGCGATAGCCAACGAGAAATACAGTGTCTACACACGCAACAGCCGTATCAGCTGGTCACTGATCAAAGCACCGACTGCAGCCTGGGCGAACAAGGTATATGCGGATCTGCCCGAAGCAGAACGCATCCCGGCGATGTGGGAAGCGATCTTCATGATGAACCGGGTTACCGCCGACAATGATCCGGTAGCCGCCTGGCGCGAACATATCGAGCATCTGCGTAAAGGCAAAAACCTGCTGAACGGCAAAAAATATAAAAGTCTGCATTACCGCGCGCCTGGAACAGACTTGCATGTACAGCTGCCGGAAGGACATATCTGGCGCAGTGGCGGTGGCGAGAATGACGCGGGTACTTACTTTGTCGCCAACATGCCGACAGAGGAAGTATTCTCGATGCCTCATCGTACCGGTGTAAATGGAACGGTGAAGAGCACGATGCCGCTAAACCTGAACGGTCGTCTGGTGGAAGGCATTATACTCACATTCAAAGACGGCAAAGTCGTTGAATATGATGCAGCAGCCGGACGCGAATATCTGACCGATCTGCTGGATACCGATGAGGGGGCTTCCTATCTCGGAGAGATTGCGCTGGTTCCTTATGACTCTCCAATTTCCAGGCTGAATCGTATTTTCTATAATACGGGTATTGATGAGAATGCATCCTGCCATTTTGCGCTGGGCAGTGCTTATCCGACCAATATCGAGGGTGGTACACAGCTAAGCAAAGAAGAGCTGGTGCAGCGCGGAGCCAATGTCAGTCTGACTCATGTGGACTTTATGGTCGGCTCGGCAGAGCTGGATATTGACGGCGAGCTGCCGGATGGCACGGTTGAGCCGGTCTTCCGTCAGGGCAACTGGGCATTCTGA